GCGGCGTCGCCACCTGTTCCTGCCCCAAGGCCGCCGCTGGCGAGGCCGCGGCCAGCGTCGTCAGCGCGGCCAGCGCCACGCGCACGGACCGCAAGGGAAAAGGACGACGGACGATTCGCATGGGCACGCGGCTCTCCTGCATGGCGCGGGTGGATGGCGCGAACGCCGCGGGCGCGGCTACCGACGAGCGCCTGTCCCTGGCGTCCACGCACATGGCGATGGCGCGTGCACGGCACGCGGCCATCGTGTTGCGGGTCCTGCATCTTGCCGAGCGGACGCGGCGCTGCCGTGCGCTGCCTGCACGTTCCCCAGCGCCATCGCCACGCTTCCCCTGTGCAGTCGGGTGTAACACGCGCTCGCAAAACCTGTCAACGCAGTGCCTTGACAGAAAAAAACCGGGACTCGAAGATCCTGGCGTCGGCGCGACGCATGCGCCGGCCTTCTTTCCAGACAGCGGGATGCCATGATCACGATGCGCGGCCTGTGCCTGTTGCTCGCCGTAGCGGCGAGCGGCGGCATCGCATCAGCACGCGCCACCGACGCCATGCCGCTGCAGGCACCGCCGGCGCAGTTGCAGGCCGAACACTGGATCGCACGGCTGCCGGCGGCGTCGCCGCCACTACTGCAGGCGACGCAGCGCGCCGCGTTCAACGCCCGGCTGCTGCGCGACGATGCGTCGATGCACGACCTGGCCGCACTGCCGACGCAACTGCCCGCCGCGCAGGTGCGCGCGCAGATTCTGGCGCTGTCGGCGCCGCCGACGCGCACGCTCTACGACACCCAGGGCGCCGTCCTCGACGCCGCGCGCCTGCAGGCGCTGCAGCACGCGCTGGCGCTGGAGGCGCTGCTGGCGCAGGTGCAGCCGCGTTACGCGCTGGTGGTGCAACGCGCCGACCTGCGGCGTTTTCCCACCGCCGAGCGCGTGTTCAGCGACCGCGACGATCGCGACATCGACCGCTTCCAGGAATCGGCGCTGTATCCGGGCAGCGCGGTGGCGATCCTGCACGCCAGCGCCGATGGCCAGTGGCTGTTCGTGCTGGCGAACAACTACGCCGCGTGGATCGCCCGCGACCGCGTGGCCGAGGGCGACCGCGCCAGCGTGCTCGCCTACGCGCAGCGCACGCCACGGCTGCTGGTCACCGGCGCACGCGCGGCCACCGTGTTCACCCCGGAACTGCCGGCGGCCTCGCAGGTGGTGCTGGACATGGGCAGCGCGCTGCCGCTGCTGCGCGGCTGGCCGCCACAGAACAGTGTCAACGGCCAGTCGCCACTGGCCGCCTACGTGGTGCAGTTGCCGCTGCGCGACCGCGACGGACGGCTGCAACTGGCGCCCGCCCTGGTGCCGCGCGGCGCCGACGTCGCCGAGGCGCCGCTGCCGGCCACGCCGCAGATGCTGCTGCAGCAGGCGTTCAAGTTCCTCGGCGAGCGCTATGGCTGGGGCAACAGTTACGACGCGCGCGACTGCAGCGGCTTCGTCGTCGATCTGCATCGCAGCCTCGGCATCGAGCTGCCGCGCAACACCGGCGATCAGGCGCGCAGCCCCGCCCTGACATCGGTGCCCTACACCGCCACTGACCCGCTGCCGCAGCGGCGGCAGGCATTGGCGCAACTGCGCGTGGGCGACCTGGTGTACATCCCCGGTCACGTGATGCTGGTGATCGGTCACGAGAATGGTCAGACCTGGGTGATCCACGACGTGGCCGGCGCCAGCTACCGCGACGCCGCTGGCCGATTGCAGCGCGTGCGCCTCAACGGCGTGTCGGTGACGCCGCTGGAACCGCTGCTGCTCGGCGACGGCACGCCCTTCATCGACCGCATCACCCGCATCCAGCGCCTGCGCGCGCCGACCGCCGAATGAAGATCACCGAGATCCGCCTGGGCATGCTGCGCGTGCCGCTGAAGACCCCGTTCAAGACCGCGCTGCGCGCCGTGCAGGCGATCGAGGACGTGGTGGTCATGGTCCACACCGACGACGGCCGGATCGGCCATGGCAGCGCACCGGCGACCCCGCCGATCACCGGCGACACCCATGGATCGATCATCGCGGCGATCGAACGCTGCCTGGCGCCGCGCCTGATCGGCGAGGACATCGCCGACCTGCAGCGCCTGCGCGGCCTGATCCAGGGCGCGCTGGAACACAACAACAGCGCCAAGGCGGCGCTGGAGGTCGCCGTGCACGACCTGTGGGCGCAGCTGCATGATGCGCCGCTGTACCGCCTGCTCGGCGGTGGCACCCCGCACCTGACCACCGACCTCACCATCAGCGTGAATGCCGTGGACACGATGGTGGCCGACGCACTGTCGGCGCTGGCGCGCGGTTTCGTGGCACTGAAGATCAAGATCGGCACCGATCTGGCCGAGGACATCGCACGGGTCAAGGCGATCCACGCCGCGGTCGCCGGCCGCGCGCAGCTGCGGCTGGACGCCAACCAGGGCTGGACGCCGAAGCAGGCGGTGCAGGCGATGCATGCGCTGGAGCGCGCCGGGGTGACGCTGGAACTGCTGGAGCAGCCGGTCAAGGCCGGCGACGTCGATGGCCTGCAGTACGTGACCGAGCGCGTGCAGACCCCGGTGATGGCCGACGAGAGCGTGTTCTCGCCGGCGCAGGCCATCGCGCTGCTGCAGCGGCGCGCGGCGGACATCGTCAACATCAAGCTGATCAAGGCCGGCGGCCTGTTCAACGCGCTGCGCATCGCCGACATCGCCGCGGTGTACGGGGTGCCGTGCATGATCGGCTGCATGCTCGAATCGAGCATCGGTGTGGCCGCGGCGGCGCACCTGGCGGTGGCGCGCGCGGACGTCATCACCAAGGTGGACCTGGACGGCCCGTCGCTGGGGGCGTTCGATCCGGTGGTGGGCGGGGTGCAGTTCGACGAGGCACAGATTCGCATCGGCGAGGCGCCGGGGCTGGGGATTCGCGAGATCCAGGGGTTGGAGCTGTTGCCGCGGTCGGTGTAGGGATGGCGCTGTGTCGTGCGTGGCGCCAGGCGCGCTGCGCCATACGGCGAAGAGCGGCGCCTGGCTGCACTGGCGGACACGAAGGCCGATTCTCCAGCTTCCGCCCGTGACTGGAGCAGGTCTCCAATCACGATCGACAATGCACTCGTAGGAGCGGCTTCAGTTACCGGGAAGGCCTGTCGCGGCTGAAGCCGCTCCTACAAGGGACGGGGCGACCGCCTTGCCACGGCCAGCCCTGTGCAGTCCCTGGATAGCGGCCTTTCAACCACCATACGGATCGACAGTGCGAATGCTGCCATCAGGCTCGATGTGCAGCGGCGTGCACTTGACCGAGCGTAGGTGGGTCACGCCGCCGGACAACAGGGCATCGTGATAGAACAGGTACCACCGGCCTTCAAACCTGCAGATGGAGTGGTGCGTGGTCCAGCCCACCACCGGCTTGAGCAGCACGCCGCGATAGGTGAACGGTCCATACGGGTTGTCGCCGATGGCGTAGCACAGCAGGTGCGTGTTGCCGGTGGAGTAGGACAGGTAGTAGCGGCCCTGGTCCTTGTGCAGCCACGGTCCCTCGAAGAAGCGGCGCGCGTGGTCGTCGGCGCACAACGGCTGGCCGTGTTCGTCGAGGATGACGATTTCGCGTGTGCGCTCCGCCAGCTGCGTCATGCCGGGGTCCAGCCGGGCGATCCGCGGCCCCAGCGCCGGTTCGTCGCCGACAGGCTCGGCGTGCGCCGCATCGAAGCGGCCGTCGCGATATTTCTGCAACTGCCCACCCCAGATACCGCCGAAGCACAGATAGTGCGTGCCGTCGTCGTCCTCGAACACGGCCGGGTCGATCGAGTAGGTGCCGGCGATCGGCTCGGGCGCGGCGACGAACGGGCCTTCCGGGCGATCGGCTACCGCCACGCCGATGCGGAACAGATCCTGCACGTCCTTGGCCGGGAAATACAGGTAATAGCGGCCGTCACGATGGGCCGCGTCCGGCGCCCACATCTGCCGGCTGGCCCAGGGCACGTCGCGCACGTGCAGGGCCACGCCGCAATCGGTGGCCGCACCGTCGGGCGTGTCCATGCACAGCACGTGGTAGTCCTCCATGCCGAAGTGCCCGCCCTCGTCGTCGAACGGCGCGCCGCTGTCGATGTCGTGCGACGGATAGATGTACAGGCGCCCCTCGAACACGTGTGCCGATGGATCGGCCGTGTAGATGTGGGTCACCAGCGGTTGCGCGATGGCATGCGTCGCGAGGTGGCCGAGGTCGCTGAGGTCGCGCACGTCGCTGTCCTGCCGACGTGCCTGCAGCTCGTGTTCGATGCGACGTTCCATGCGTTTGTCGATCCTGTAGAAGAACAAAAGCGCCACCGCGAGCAGGAACGGGAGGGCGCTGTAGACGCTCACGGTCAGGCGGATGCCGTCCACCACGGCCTGCGGCTGCTGCGGCGCGCCCGCCTGGTAGCCGTGGTGCGCGAGGATGCCGGCGACCAGCGCGCCGCCGATGCTGAGCCCGATCTTCAGTCCGCACAGCATCGCCGAGAAGATGATCGCGGTGGCGCGGCGATGGTTCTTCCACTCGGAGTAGTCGGCGACGTCGGCGATCATCGCCCACAGCAAGGGGATGGTGATGCCGTAGCAGAAACCGTGCAGCATGAAGGCGCCGAAGGCCACGCCGATCGCGGTGGGCGGCAGGACATAGAACACCAGCAGGAACAGGGTGGAAACCAGCAACGCGCCGCCGAAGGCATCGCGCTTGCCGAAGCGGTCGGCCAGGCGCCGGGAGAAACCGATGCCCAGGATCATGCACAGGATGCCGCAGGCATTGAACAGGCTGAACGCCGAGGTCGCCGGATCCTGCGGCCAGGTGAAGCCGGACAGGCCCCATCCGCCGAGCAGCGCGTTCAGCCCGCCGATGAAGCCGTTGAAACCGGAGGCATCGAGGAAGCCCGCCAGCGCGGCCCCGCTGAGGTAATACTGGAAGTAGTAGATGTAGGTGCCGCCCTTCAGCGCCAGGTTGACGAAGACCAGCACTGTCAGCGCCAGCATCACCTTCCACGGCCGGTTGTGCAGCAGGTCGGTCAGGTCCTGCAGCACGCCGGCGCTCTGTTCCTTGGCCGGCACGATGCGCTCGCGGGTGGTGGCGAAGGTGATCAGGAAGAACAGCGTGCCCACCACCGCGAACACCGTCATCAGGCGCTCGAAGCCGCGCACGTTGTCGCCGTCGCCCAGGATCAGCACCAGCGGCAGCAGCAGCACCTGGATGATGAACTGCGCAATCATCACCGCCACGAAGCGGTAGGCCGACAGGCTGTTGCGCTGGGTCATGTTGCCGGTGAGCACGCCGCTGAGCGCCGAGTACGGCAGGTTGTTGGCCGCATACACCAGCATCAGCAGGCCATAGGTGGTCAGCGCGTACAGCACCTTGCCGCGCGCGCCCAGGTCCGGGGTGCTGAAGGCGAGCAGCGACAGCACGCCGAACGGAATCGCCGTCCACAGGATCCACGGCCGGAACTTGCCCCAGCGCGTGGCCGTACGGTCGGCGGCGATGCCGATCAGCGGGGTGAACACGAACGCGCCGAGCAGGCCGATCACGAAGATGATCGTCGCCGCCGTGGCCGCCGGCAACCGGTACACATCGGTGTAGAAGAAGGCCAGGTAGGTGATCAGCGTCTGGAAGATCAGGTTCGCCGCCAGGTCGCCCAGGCTGTAGCCCAGCTTCTCGCGCACCGACAGCGTGTGCGCGGCGGTCTCCGCACTGCGGGCCTCAGTCACGGCGCGCCTCCACGGTGAAGCCGGCACGCACGCGGGCATCGGCGCTGGAGCCGCCGATCCGCACTTCGTAGCGCCCCGCCGGCACGACATACGCGCCGCGCGCGTCGTCGTACTGCCGCAGCGCCTGCTGTGCGTCCAATTCGAACGTCAGGGTCCGTCGCTCGCCCGGGGCGAGGTGCACACGCTGGAAGCCGCGCAGCGTTTGCTGCGCATCGCCCGGCGCGGCCGCCAGCCGTCGCACGTACAGCTGCGCGACTTCGTCGCCGGCGCGCTTGCCGGTGTTGGCCACCTCCACCTGCAGCTTGAGGCGGCCGTCGTCGGCGATGCGCGGCGCATCCAGGTGCAGCTTGCCGTAGTCGAAGCGCGTGTATGACAGCCCGTGGCCGAACGGATACAGCGGCGTGCCGCGGAAGTAGCGGTAGGTGCGGCCTTCCATCGCGTAGTCGTCGAAGGCGGGCAGCGCCTGGTCCGCCCGGTAGAACGTGACCGGCAGGCGACCGGCGGGATTGACCTCGCCGAACAGTGCCTGGCCCACCGCGGTGCCGCCGCGCTGCCCCGGATACCAGCTCATCAGGATCGCCGGCAGATGCGCCTGCGCCCAGTCCACCGCCAGCGCCGAGCCGCCGGTCAGCACCATCACCACCGGCTTGCCGGTGGCGTGCAGCGCTTCCAGCAGGGCGCGCTGCGGCGCCGGCAGGCGCAGGTCGGTGCGGTCGCCGCCAGCGAAGCCCGGGTAGTCCACCTTCATCTCTTCGCCCTCGACGTCGCCGGTCAGGCCGCCGACGAACACCACCACATCGGCGTTGCGCGCGGCATCCAGTGCCTCGTCGAACGGCGGCTTCGCCCCGGGCATGCGCCAGCCCAGGCGCACGCCCGCGTCGCGCTCGGCGTCGTAGTACTCCAGCTTCACCGCATAGGCGCGGCCCGCCTGCAGCTCCAGGTCCACGCCGTCGGCGCGCATGCGGTCGCTGTCGGTCCAGTGATCCAGCACCAGTTTGCCGTCCAGATAGAGGCGGAAGCCGTCGTCGGCCGCCGCCTCGATCCGGTAGCGGCCCGAGACCGGCGGCAGCAGCTGACCACTCCAGCGGATGCTGAAATGATCGTTGGGAATGCCCTGCCCCGGCCCCGCTTCGCCGCGGGCCAGCAGGTTGTCGGTCGGCGAGCCGCGGTCCCAGCGGAAGCCGATCTGCGCGTCGGTGCGGACCAACGCCGGCGTTCCCGACAGATCGGGCGTGCGGAAGTATTCGCCGCGCAGGCCGCGTTCCGGCGAGTCTGCCGAGGGCCGCAGATACGTCGGCTCGATCAGCGGCGTGGCGCCCGGATCGTCACGCCCTTCGACCAGATCCACGCCGCGCGCATAGCGCACCTCGATGCCCTTGGCCGCGTCGCGGATGCCCTGCAGGATCGTCACCGGCGCCGCCGGCGTGCCGAAGTAGTTGCCGAGCAAGGCCATGGTGTCGTCGGCGGTCGGGCCGACCACGGCGATGCGCTTGAGCGTGCGCGAGAGCGGCAGCACGCCATCGTTCTTCAGCAGCACCAGCGATTCCTGCGCGGCCTGCAGGGCCAGCGCGTCGTGCGCGGGCACCTGGTTCACCGACGCCGGAATCCGCGCCCAGCGCACGCGCTCGGGTGGGTCGAACATGCCAAGCCGCATGCGCGCGGTGAACAGGCGCGTCACCGCATCGTCGATCTCCGCTTCGCCGATCAGCCCCTGGCGTACCGCCGCCGGCAGCGTGGCGTATTCCTGGCCGCACTCCAGTTCGGTGCCGTTCTTGACCGCCAGCGCCGCGGCGGCCTCGCGACTGGGCGCCAGATGGTGATGCTTCCAGATATCGACGATGGCCCAGCAGTCCGACACCACGTAGCCGGTGAAGCCCCAGTCGCGGCGCAACACGTCGCGCAGCAGGAACTGGCTGGCGCTGGCGGACTCGCCGTACACCCGGTTGTAGGCGCCCATCACCGCATCCACCTTGCCCTCCTTCACCAGCGCCTCGAACGCCGGCAGGTAGGTGTCGTAGAGGTCGCGCTTGCTGGGGCGCGCGTCGAAGTGGTGGCGGTCGGCCTCCGGGCCGCTGTGCACGGCGAAATGCTTGGCGGTGGCGTCGAGCTTGCGGTACACCGGATCGTCGCCCTGCAATCCCTGCACGAAGGCCACGCCCATGCGCGCGGTGAGGTAGGGATCCTCGCCGTAGGTTTCCTGGCCGCGGCCCCAGCGCGGGTCGCGGAAGATGTTGATGTTCGGCGACCAGAAGGTCAGCCCCTGGTAGCGGCCATGCGCGCCCTCGCGCAGGAACTGGTGGTGCTTGGCGCGCGCCTCGTCGCTGATGGTGGTGGCCACCTGCCCCATCAAGGGCACGTCGAAGGTGGCGGCCAGCCCGATGGCCTGCGGAAACACGGTGGCCTGCCCGGCCCGCGCCACGCCATGCAGCGCCTCGTTCCACCAGTCGTAGGCCGGCACGCCCAGGCGCTCGATCGCCGGCGCGGCGTTCTGCATCTGCGCCGCTTTCTCCTCCAGGGTCATCTGCGCGACCAGCGCCGCCGCCCGGGCCTCGAAGCTGGCCGAGGTGTCCTGCCACGGCTTGGCGTCGACGGCGTCGGCGGCATGGCCCACGCCGGCCAGCGCGGTGGCGGCGCACAGGGCCAACGTGCGGAACAGGTGGCCACGAACACCGCTGCGAAAGGAAGACCTGCGCGTCATCATCGTTTGCTCCTGGGGGCGCGCTCGTCGCGCGCAAAAGGACCGAGCAGGGCGCCCACGAAGCCGCCTGCATGATCCGTACTCAACACGGTTCCGTCGACGTCGTCGGCGA
This genomic stretch from Xanthomonas sacchari harbors:
- a CDS encoding dipeptide epimerase → MKITEIRLGMLRVPLKTPFKTALRAVQAIEDVVVMVHTDDGRIGHGSAPATPPITGDTHGSIIAAIERCLAPRLIGEDIADLQRLRGLIQGALEHNNSAKAALEVAVHDLWAQLHDAPLYRLLGGGTPHLTTDLTISVNAVDTMVADALSALARGFVALKIKIGTDLAEDIARVKAIHAAVAGRAQLRLDANQGWTPKQAVQAMHALERAGVTLELLEQPVKAGDVDGLQYVTERVQTPVMADESVFSPAQAIALLQRRAADIVNIKLIKAGGLFNALRIADIAAVYGVPCMIGCMLESSIGVAAAAHLAVARADVITKVDLDGPSLGAFDPVVGGVQFDEAQIRIGEAPGLGIREIQGLELLPRSV
- a CDS encoding glycoside hydrolase family 43 protein yields the protein MRDLSDLGHLATHAIAQPLVTHIYTADPSAHVFEGRLYIYPSHDIDSGAPFDDEGGHFGMEDYHVLCMDTPDGAATDCGVALHVRDVPWASRQMWAPDAAHRDGRYYLYFPAKDVQDLFRIGVAVADRPEGPFVAAPEPIAGTYSIDPAVFEDDDGTHYLCFGGIWGGQLQKYRDGRFDAAHAEPVGDEPALGPRIARLDPGMTQLAERTREIVILDEHGQPLCADDHARRFFEGPWLHKDQGRYYLSYSTGNTHLLCYAIGDNPYGPFTYRGVLLKPVVGWTTHHSICRFEGRWYLFYHDALLSGGVTHLRSVKCTPLHIEPDGSIRTVDPYGG
- a CDS encoding SH3 domain-containing protein; translated protein: MITMRGLCLLLAVAASGGIASARATDAMPLQAPPAQLQAEHWIARLPAASPPLLQATQRAAFNARLLRDDASMHDLAALPTQLPAAQVRAQILALSAPPTRTLYDTQGAVLDAARLQALQHALALEALLAQVQPRYALVVQRADLRRFPTAERVFSDRDDRDIDRFQESALYPGSAVAILHASADGQWLFVLANNYAAWIARDRVAEGDRASVLAYAQRTPRLLVTGARAATVFTPELPAASQVVLDMGSALPLLRGWPPQNSVNGQSPLAAYVVQLPLRDRDGRLQLAPALVPRGADVAEAPLPATPQMLLQQAFKFLGERYGWGNSYDARDCSGFVVDLHRSLGIELPRNTGDQARSPALTSVPYTATDPLPQRRQALAQLRVGDLVYIPGHVMLVIGHENGQTWVIHDVAGASYRDAAGRLQRVRLNGVSVTPLEPLLLGDGTPFIDRITRIQRLRAPTAE
- a CDS encoding glycoside hydrolase family 3 protein, which produces MALCAATALAGVGHAADAVDAKPWQDTSASFEARAAALVAQMTLEEKAAQMQNAAPAIERLGVPAYDWWNEALHGVARAGQATVFPQAIGLAATFDVPLMGQVATTISDEARAKHHQFLREGAHGRYQGLTFWSPNINIFRDPRWGRGQETYGEDPYLTARMGVAFVQGLQGDDPVYRKLDATAKHFAVHSGPEADRHHFDARPSKRDLYDTYLPAFEALVKEGKVDAVMGAYNRVYGESASASQFLLRDVLRRDWGFTGYVVSDCWAIVDIWKHHHLAPSREAAAALAVKNGTELECGQEYATLPAAVRQGLIGEAEIDDAVTRLFTARMRLGMFDPPERVRWARIPASVNQVPAHDALALQAAQESLVLLKNDGVLPLSRTLKRIAVVGPTADDTMALLGNYFGTPAAPVTILQGIRDAAKGIEVRYARGVDLVEGRDDPGATPLIEPTYLRPSADSPERGLRGEYFRTPDLSGTPALVRTDAQIGFRWDRGSPTDNLLARGEAGPGQGIPNDHFSIRWSGQLLPPVSGRYRIEAAADDGFRLYLDGKLVLDHWTDSDRMRADGVDLELQAGRAYAVKLEYYDAERDAGVRLGWRMPGAKPPFDEALDAARNADVVVFVGGLTGDVEGEEMKVDYPGFAGGDRTDLRLPAPQRALLEALHATGKPVVMVLTGGSALAVDWAQAHLPAILMSWYPGQRGGTAVGQALFGEVNPAGRLPVTFYRADQALPAFDDYAMEGRTYRYFRGTPLYPFGHGLSYTRFDYGKLHLDAPRIADDGRLKLQVEVANTGKRAGDEVAQLYVRRLAAAPGDAQQTLRGFQRVHLAPGERRTLTFELDAQQALRQYDDARGAYVVPAGRYEVRIGGSSADARVRAGFTVEARRD